From the Gossypium hirsutum isolate 1008001.06 chromosome A02, Gossypium_hirsutum_v2.1, whole genome shotgun sequence genome, the window TGGTTTAAACTTTTCGATTTGGGGTATACCCACAATCGCTTATAATCAATCTTCTTCGTTGAGTTCATGTCTAGAGATAGCAAAGATTTTGGTCCCCCTTCCTAGTCCAAATTGGCCCACGTACGGTTTTGATGATATTGTGTTAACATGGGAACAGCCCGATTGCCAATCGGCACCATGTAATTACTGTGGAAGCAGTGAAAGTAATTGCCAGAACGGAAATGGTGACGGTGTCGATGGTGAATGCTCTAATCtccataaaaagaaaaaaggtatgTTTCTAATAAAAGCCATGTTTATTTAATGTTCCACGTCATGCTTAATTCTTGTtaacttactttttttttttcttttatcaaggtcttTCAACCAGTACCAAATATGCCTTGATTTTCATCGTAACACCCATCATCTTGATTTTGGTGTTGATTATTATTTGCAACGTTAGAGTCCATTGCTATGATGGCCGCCGCGGCCTCCACCACAGGCCAAATGCTGAAATCTCCAGCTTCATTGCAGAGCCGCCAGTAGCTCCTAATCCAATTACTGTAAATGGTCTCGATGGTTCAAGCATCGAAGCCTATCCCATTACTTTACTTGATATAAACTTCAAGCTTCCAAGGCCTAATGATAATACTTGTTCAATATGCCTATCGGAATATGAAGCCAAAGAGACAATAAGAACCATACCTGATTGCACTCACTACTTTCATGCTGATTGCATCAATGAGTGGCTTAAGTTAAATGCAGCTTGCCCTGTTTGTCGCAATACGCCGGACCATGATCCTGCTAGTCTGCTAACCCGTTCCACGTCATCCTCTCCATCGAGACCACCGCTATAGTTGATTAAGTATTTAGCCTTTTTTTGGGTTGTAGTATGTTTGTATTATACATGGTACTATAATCTTCATTACATGAGTTTATTTTTTTGACATGCTTGAGGGCTAATCTAGCTCTTCCCACAGGTTCATTTTTCTACCTTTTTCGACCCATTAAAATTCCAAATTAAACAAGTTTTTCATTTGtcttgtaaatttatttttttaatttgataattttaaatatgataatacatgtttaagcACATTCAAAGTTATATCCTTTTAATTATTACAATGAGGAAAAACATTTTGAGAGTTTAGCTCCTTGCTAATTACCATTCAATCATTAACactaatttaacttttttttatcaacTGTGAACCATTTTAAATAATTACCATTACTAGAAATTTTAGAAGAAAACATCGTATAATATATTCTTTTAGCTTTTGTGTTCCCATTAAGCTTTGAACTCTTCCTTTTGTCCTATGTCCCATTTTCTTTAgatcatatataataaattattaaattcttTAAACGTTTCTGTTCGTACTTGTCATTCATGAAAGCTTAACAAGCAAACAGGATTTCTGTATAGCTTCACTTTAGTACCACTTGAGATAGTTTTTCTACCTCTTTGAGCTATTAAAATTCCAATAATCAAGTTCTTCATTTGCCAGGAAGCTTATTATATAGGTTATTTCTTTTGTAAATTTGATCATTCTGAACCAATTATATGAGatgaatatgataaaaaaatgcttaaaatatgatgttaatgATATAACATCTAATATATCAAAATCTACAAAAGGtgtaaaaattagataaaatataaaacatttcaaaaggTTTTTCTTAATACAAGTACTCAATTATTTATAACCTTACTCTCCATTTAAGCGTGTTTACAACAGTAATCAATAACCTAAGATT encodes:
- the LOC107952665 gene encoding putative RING-H2 finger protein ATL21B; translated protein: MVYTAIKFICLSGLNFSIWGIPTIAYNQSSSLSSCLEIAKILVPLPSPNWPTYGFDDIVLTWEQPDCQSAPCNYCGSSESNCQNGNGDGVDGECSNLHKKKKGLSTSTKYALIFIVTPIILILVLIIICNVRVHCYDGRRGLHHRPNAEISSFIAEPPVAPNPITVNGLDGSSIEAYPITLLDINFKLPRPNDNTCSICLSEYEAKETIRTIPDCTHYFHADCINEWLKLNAACPVCRNTPDHDPASLLTRSTSSSPSRPPL